The following nucleotide sequence is from Desulfobacterales bacterium.
CCCATCAGGTCGTTGCGGACCATGCGGACATAATCATCCGGAGTATTTTCGCCGATATAGGTATTAATGGCCGAAAGGCCCTGGGCTACGGCGCCGCTGCGTTCCATGGCAGCTTTGTCCACAAGCAATATTTTGGCGTCCGCCGGCGCCCACTTCTTGATTTCAAACGCAGCGCCGCTGGCTGCCATACCGCCGCCAACGATCAGTATGTCAACTTCGCGTTCCTCAACTTCCGGATCCTTTACGGCTTTTGTTTCACCCAAAGGTTTGTTTGGTAATGCCATATTATCTCCTCCTTAACTTATCCATCAAAAATGGTCTGATTTTTTGATTGTTAACTGATGCCCCTGCCTAAACGGTGGCTTTGGGTTTGGGCAGTTGTCTACCGTCAGCTTCTTCCGTTGCCAGCAAGGGGCTGTCAAGGTCTTTGCCTTTCAGGTCCTTGTAAGCATTGGCAGCACCTTCGGGCGTTGTCCGGATGGGGAACTTAAAGCGCTTGATGTTTCCATTTCTGAATTTACAGGTCCACATCACATCTTCGGTTCCCAGCATGGGCATAATGCTGCTTCCCAGGGGTACAAAGTCGGCATAGCCTCTGACTTCAACTGCCTGGGTGGGACAAATCTTGACGCATGAAAAACATTCCCAGCACTGGTCGGGCTCCTGATTATACGCCTTCATGGCGGTGGGATCCAGAACCATCAGGTCATTGGGACAAATGTACATGCATGCGGTTTTGTCCCCGCCTTTACATCCGTCACATTTTTCTGCAATTACAAAACTTGGCATTTATGATACCTCCTAATTTAACATTCAAATAAATTACTATGATTAACATTCGTCCAACCGTTGTATCTCTATCCTAAAACTTTTGCACCTCCCTTCATTACCGTGGCCCGTTGGCCCGTTTTTTATTTTAACAGTCTACAGACCTGTCATTTTTTATTTTTACACGCGGCGACGCCACTGCCGACGCTGCCTTAAATCCAAAAAACCTATTAAATTCAAAAAGATAAGATGTGTTTTACTCATTATAAAATAAGGCTACATAATTATCATTCGGCATTTTGCTTGTCAAGTCATTTTGGCGCTATTTCCTTTAATTTGCATTCCGCAACAGACCTGCCGTCGGCATCATCAATATCTGGTTGATTCATTTGGGCCGGGCACAATATCTGGAATTTACAGGTGCCACAAAAATAGCGTCGGACATCGGGAAATTC
It contains:
- the aprB gene encoding adenylyl-sulfate reductase subunit beta; this translates as MPSFVIAEKCDGCKGGDKTACMYICPNDLMVLDPTAMKAYNQEPDQCWECFSCVKICPTQAVEVRGYADFVPLGSSIMPMLGTEDVMWTCKFRNGNIKRFKFPIRTTPEGAANAYKDLKGKDLDSPLLATEEADGRQLPKPKATV